One region of Oreochromis aureus strain Israel breed Guangdong linkage group 19, ZZ_aureus, whole genome shotgun sequence genomic DNA includes:
- the LOC116322374 gene encoding uncharacterized protein LOC116322374 has translation MRERDFMPNMERGKPATYTGDKKAKMAAKTNKKWVRLATVFAYVLSVSLAAIILAIYYSLIWKPTSASSSAGKPVVPTPTANISTNISTNDNMTEWNSTQIRLLSLNQTRQVTTPHGPAIQWGDRAERVAVSPRGAGAEIAHSQQEEGLYASSHGHTSAERSGALGTETQGSSQPRVSHYISSSTARESVAEDKGERESRGVTEKREPEDAITLPPT, from the coding sequence ATGAGAGAGCGGGACTTCATGCCCAATATGGAGAGGGGCAAACCTGCTACTTATACGGGGGACAAAAAGGCTAAGATGGCTGCTAAGACTAACAAGAAGTGGGTGAGACTAGCCACTGTTTTTGCATATGTGTTGTCTGTGTCCTTAGCAGCCATTATCCTGGCAATTTACTATAGCCTGATCTGGAAGCCAACCAGCGCATCCTCTTCTGCTGGGAAGCCGGTGGTGCCCACTCCGACTGCAAACATCTCAACTAACATCTCCACAAACGACAACATGACAGAGTGGAACTCTACGCAAATACGGCTGTTATCTCTCAACCAGACCAGGCAGGTCACAACCCCGCACGGTCCGGCGATTCAGTGGGGTGACAGAGCGGAGAGAGTGGCGGTTTCCCCGCGGGGTGCGGGAGCAGAAATTGCGCACTCGCAGCAGGAGGAAGGACTCTACGCGTCTTCCCACGGTCACACGAGCGCGGAGAGGTCGGGCGCTTTGGGTACAGAGACGCAAGGGTCTTCTCAACCCCGCGTGAGCCACTACATCTCGTCGAGCACCGCGAGGGAGTCTGTCGCTGAGGACAAGGGGGAGAGGGAGTCGCGCGGGGTGACAGAAAAGCGCGAGCCCGAAGACGCTATCACTCTTCCTCCGACCTGA